The following nucleotide sequence is from Myxococcota bacterium.
GCGGGCGAGATCTGGCTGCCCGTGGCCTACGCGGCGCTCTACACCGCGATCCTGCTGATGGCGGCAAGTGCGCTCTTCGCGCGCCGCGACCTGCGCTGAACGTCGCGCGCGCGTCTGCGCGCGCGGCTATGGTCTCGCGCGGCGCGCGGCGCGCGCGAGGGGAGGGCGCGATGGGCGGTGCGGCGGAGTCGCTCGGCGGCGCTGCAGAGGTGCTGCTTCCGTGGCTCGCGGGCGTGTCGTTCGTCCTCGGCCTGCTGATCGGCTCCTTCCTCAACGTCGTCATCCACCGGCTGCCGCTCGGCGAGTCCATCGTGTCGCCGGGCTCGCGCTGCCCGCGCTGCGAGCGCGCGATCCGGCCGTGGGAGAACGTGCCGGTCCTGTCGTACGTCGCGCTGCGCGGGCGGTGTCGCGGCTGCGGCGTGCGCATCTCGCCGCGCTATCCCGCGATCGAGCTGCTGACGGGCCTCCTCTTCCTCGCGATCGCGCTCGAGTTCGGTGCGTCCGTCTGGACTCCGGTGTTCATGGCCTTCGCGGCGGCGGTCGTCGCCGCGGGCGCGATCGACGTCGACCACCAGATCATCCCGGACGAGATCTCGCTCGGCGGCCTCGCGGTCGGGCTCGTCGCGGTGCCGCTCGCGGCGATGGCCGACGGAGCGGCGCTCGCCGACGCGGTCGCGCACTCGTTCGTCGGCGCGCTCGTCGGCGGCGGCACGCTCTGGGTGGTCGGGTTCGCGCACGCGCGCGTCTCGGTCGCGCTCGGCCGCGAATTCGAGCACTGGCCGGGCGAGGGCGAGTCGCTCCCGACGCCGTCGTCGCTCGACTACTGGACCTGGTTCCCGGGCCTCGGGTTCGGCGACGTGAAGCTGCTGGCGATGGTCGGTGCGTTCCTCGGGCCGCTCGGCGTGATGACGACGATCGTGATGGCGTCGGTCGCCGGGCTCGCGCTCGGCCTCGGCTGGGCGCTCGTGACCCGGAGCTTCGCGAGCCCGTTCGGGTTCGCGCCCGCGATCGCCGCGGGGGCGCTCCTCGCGCTGCTCGCTCCGCCCGCCCTCCGGCTCTTCTGACGGCGCGCCGCGTCGCGCGGCCGCGGGTCGCTAGGCGGCGCTCGCCCGGTGCAGGCGCACGTGGAGTGCGCCGCTCGCGTCGACGACGATCGGCCCGCGCGGAGCGAGGCCGGCCCCGCGCGCGAGCGCGGCGAGCGAGCGCGGCCCGAAGGCGTTGACGTGCTCGAGCGGACGCAGCGCGTCGTCACTCGGCATCCAGTAGGCGCGTGCCGCGGCGTCGACCGCGCTCCGCCCGTCGGGCACGCGCACCGAGGCCGTCGCGTGCGGTGCGAGCGCGCGCGCGACGGCGCCGAGCATGGCGAGGGGGTCGACGGCGTGCTCGAGGACGCCGTCGCAGCGCGCCCACGCGAAGCTCGCCGCATCGAGCTCGCGCGCGTCCGCGACCGCCTCGAAGCCGAGCTCCGCGAGATGCTTGCGGCGGCGCTCGCAGAGCTCGACGGCCACGGGTGCGAAGCCGCGCGCGCGCGCGTCGAGGCAGAAGGCGCCGTCGCCCGCGCCGACGTCGAGGACGCGCGCGCCGGGCCGAAGGGCCGCGAGCGCGCGCTCGTCGTCGAACGCGGTGCGCGGGTCCGCGGCCGGCGCGTCGGCCGCGGCGTCGTAGAGCCGCTCGAGGCCCGGGGGCGTCAGCACGAAGCGCTGGAAGGCGAGCCCGCACACGTCGCAGCGATCGATCGCATGGCGTCGGCCGGCGAGCTCGCGCGCGCGCACGCGGCCCCGGTAGTGCGCGTCGACGAAGCGGCGGACGCTCGGGTGCTCGAACGGCACGGAGCGCAGCGCCGATACCGCGCCGGCTCCGCACACCGGACAGCGTTCGCGCTCGGCCATCGACGCCACGCCCGTCCTCCGGAGCGCGCCGTTCCCGTGCCGCGGTGCGGCGGCGACGCGCCCGGCACCGATCGGTCGCCCGCGCGCGCGACTCGAGGCGCGCGGGCCCGCGCGCGCGCTTTACGAGCCCGAACGGGTCGCCTACGCTGCGCGCCGCTCGTGGTCCCCGGTCGTCTAACGGCAGGACAGCGGACTCTGAATCCGTCAATGAAGGTTCAAATCCTTCCCGGGGATCCAGCGCGAGCGCCTCGCCCTCGCCATCCCGGACGGGCTCGGCGCGCTGCATCGGCGGCGCCCTAGGCGATCCGCTCCGCGGCCGCCGCGATGCGCGCGACGGCGCGCTCGCGAGGAAGCACCGCCACCGTCTCGAAGATGCCCGGCGACGCCGCACTGCCCGTGAGCGCGACGCGCACGGGCTGCGCCAGCTTGCCCATTCCCGGGCTCCCGTTCGCCGCGCGCACCGCCTCGAATGCGCCCTCGATCGCGGCGGCGGTCCACGGCTCGACCTCGGCGAGCGCGCATGCGAGCGCTGCGAGCAGCGGCTTCGCGTCGGGCTTCCAGTGCTTGGCGACCGCCTTCGCGTCGAGCTCGAGCTGGTCGTCGGCGACGACGAGCCACCGCGCCTGCGCTGCCATGTCGGCGAGCGTGCGGCTGCGCTCGCGCAGC
It contains:
- a CDS encoding prepilin peptidase translates to MGGAAESLGGAAEVLLPWLAGVSFVLGLLIGSFLNVVIHRLPLGESIVSPGSRCPRCERAIRPWENVPVLSYVALRGRCRGCGVRISPRYPAIELLTGLLFLAIALEFGASVWTPVFMAFAAAVVAAGAIDVDHQIIPDEISLGGLAVGLVAVPLAAMADGAALADAVAHSFVGALVGGGTLWVVGFAHARVSVALGREFEHWPGEGESLPTPSSLDYWTWFPGLGFGDVKLLAMVGAFLGPLGVMTTIVMASVAGLALGLGWALVTRSFASPFGFAPAIAAGALLALLAPPALRLF
- a CDS encoding class I SAM-dependent methyltransferase, with the translated sequence MAERERCPVCGAGAVSALRSVPFEHPSVRRFVDAHYRGRVRARELAGRRHAIDRCDVCGLAFQRFVLTPPGLERLYDAAADAPAADPRTAFDDERALAALRPGARVLDVGAGDGAFCLDARARGFAPVAVELCERRRKHLAELGFEAVADARELDAASFAWARCDGVLEHAVDPLAMLGAVARALAPHATASVRVPDGRSAVDAAARAYWMPSDDALRPLEHVNAFGPRSLAALARGAGLAPRGPIVVDASGALHVRLHRASAA